Proteins encoded within one genomic window of Spirulina major PCC 6313:
- a CDS encoding ABC transporter permease gives MAISLKKTSQLTEVQRYWELLYVLVQRNLKARYRGSLLGVYWSLLNPLIMTGIYTAIFGDVFSSYYGDSLVDYMLAAFTGLSVIHFFSGSTSQALVSVVGNGVLLNKIKLPVSVFPVAMIASNVFQFSVGMFPLLAIVTFVRSHSILNVLALMLPLVSLVLVCTGIGLFVSALFVFFRDLPYFYELVTFVLWFSSPVFYPKDIIPDAIEPFLTLNPLIDIIDSIRDIALDGRVITIWGYGQNLGGPNLIEVFLSLMYGLLFLLMGWLCFRWWRPRFMDLL, from the coding sequence ATGGCGATCTCGCTCAAAAAAACCTCACAGTTAACTGAGGTACAGCGGTATTGGGAACTTCTATATGTGTTGGTTCAACGTAACTTAAAAGCACGATATCGGGGGTCGCTCTTGGGGGTCTATTGGTCACTTTTGAATCCTCTGATTATGACCGGCATTTACACCGCGATTTTTGGTGATGTGTTTTCGTCTTATTATGGAGATTCTCTAGTTGACTATATGCTTGCCGCCTTTACGGGGTTGAGCGTAATTCATTTCTTTTCCGGGTCAACCTCCCAAGCCTTGGTTAGCGTGGTGGGAAATGGTGTTTTACTGAATAAGATTAAGCTGCCGGTGAGTGTGTTTCCGGTCGCCATGATTGCCTCGAATGTCTTTCAATTTTCTGTAGGGATGTTTCCGCTGTTAGCGATTGTCACCTTTGTGCGATCGCACAGTATTTTAAACGTTCTAGCCCTCATGCTTCCCTTGGTTTCCCTGGTGTTAGTCTGCACGGGAATTGGCCTCTTTGTGAGTGCCTTGTTTGTCTTTTTTCGAGATCTCCCTTACTTCTACGAACTTGTCACTTTTGTGTTGTGGTTTAGTTCCCCCGTGTTTTATCCCAAAGATATTATCCCTGACGCTATCGAACCCTTTTTGACCTTAAACCCCCTAATTGATATCATCGATAGCATTCGCGATATTGCCTTAGATGGTCGAGTGATCACAATCTGGGGCTATGGTCAAAACCTAGGCGGGCCAAATCTCATTGAGGTATTCCTGAGCTTGATGTATGGCTTGCTCTTTCTGCTGATGGGCTGGCTTTGCTTTCGGTGGTGGCGACCCCGTTTTATGGACTTATTGTAA
- a CDS encoding ABC transporter ATP-binding protein has protein sequence MQEVIRLDQVSLWRRTQEEFSYDLKKTVLSVLEGKFNRPKRKLVLDGIDLVIERGDKLGIIGPNGSGKSTLLKVISGILEPTHGTLRVRGNIAPLIELGAGFDVELSVFDNIVMYGVMLGFSRREMQQRAFSILDFAELNDYYLAPVKALSSGMTARLGFAIATDVHPDILILDEVLSVGDESFMRKCQKRLDAFWQDHVTVLVVSHSMDFIRESCNRCIFLSNGSIQAAGDAKDIVDQYLDGIAPP, from the coding sequence ATGCAGGAAGTGATTCGACTGGATCAAGTCTCCCTTTGGCGACGCACTCAAGAAGAGTTTTCCTATGACTTAAAAAAAACAGTCTTGTCAGTGCTAGAGGGAAAGTTTAATCGTCCAAAACGCAAGCTCGTTTTAGACGGGATTGACTTGGTGATTGAACGGGGAGATAAACTCGGCATTATTGGCCCCAATGGCTCTGGAAAATCCACCTTACTGAAGGTGATCAGCGGCATTTTAGAACCCACCCACGGCACGTTACGGGTGCGGGGTAATATTGCGCCTTTGATTGAGTTGGGGGCGGGGTTTGATGTGGAATTATCGGTGTTCGATAATATCGTGATGTATGGTGTGATGTTGGGATTTTCCCGCCGCGAGATGCAGCAGCGGGCGTTTTCCATCTTAGATTTTGCGGAATTGAATGATTACTATCTCGCGCCGGTGAAGGCGTTGTCGTCGGGGATGACGGCGCGGTTGGGGTTTGCGATCGCCACCGATGTTCACCCCGATATCTTGATCCTGGATGAAGTCCTTTCCGTTGGCGATGAAAGCTTTATGCGCAAATGCCAAAAGCGGTTAGATGCGTTTTGGCAAGATCACGTTACCGTTCTCGTGGTCTCCCACTCGATGGACTTTATTCGCGAATCCTGCAATCGCTGTATTTTTCTGTCCAACGGCTCGATTCAAGCGGCGGGTGATGCGAAGGACATTGTGGATCAGTACCTTGACGGTATTGCTCCACCCTAA
- a CDS encoding polysaccharide biosynthesis protein: protein MGKRVRLPSVYRLAHFGLDGCVAWLMCLVAFWVRFEGQIAPPHVTLAWVLPLVAIPGRLFTQTCFGLYQHVWRLFCLKDFIRLLNAVTFYSLLVITLTRLILPRLDITQTGIPLGVAVIDWSFCLMGMVVLRYARRRSVQQPFRRQATHHRRTKSVQRVLLIGAGQAGALVVQEARQNADLALEIVGFVDDDRTKVGRTVEGVKVLGTTAQLVEIAQYHGVAEALITIPSAHPDQIRRILALVNSTPLTLKILPGHAELLRDRFLTPQAREIQIQDILGRAEINLDFGEAFNAQLPSARQQIEQRTVLVTGAGGTIGSEICRQVATLRPHQILLLGRGENSIFTIEQELRRTFPDLTLQPLIADIRHRDRMTALLHQWRPEIIFHAAAHKHVPLMQQNPTEALENNAIASADLARLATEVGVKTFVMISTDKAVESSNFMGLSKRLAELLVRSFATTGTTRFLVVRFGNVLGSRGSVVPIFKAQIARGGPVTVTDAAMTRYFMTTPEASQLVIQSLAVGQSGQILVLDMGEPVNIYDLAEQMITLAGFTPGHDIPIAITGLRPGEKLHESLFNTSEQVLSTAHPKIRAASSQFPTLDSSKAIYHKLQQATQHPQYSEQELWQLAQQCRLDLEAHLIDQGSQILSSP, encoded by the coding sequence ATGGGGAAACGAGTTCGCCTACCGTCGGTCTATCGTTTAGCGCATTTTGGCTTAGATGGGTGCGTCGCCTGGCTGATGTGCTTAGTGGCATTTTGGGTCAGGTTTGAGGGTCAGATCGCCCCCCCCCATGTCACCCTGGCCTGGGTGTTACCGTTGGTGGCCATTCCCGGACGGTTATTCACCCAAACTTGCTTTGGCCTCTATCAGCATGTGTGGCGCTTATTTTGCCTCAAAGACTTCATTCGTCTCCTGAATGCAGTGACGTTTTACTCGCTGCTGGTCATCACCCTGACGCGCTTAATTTTGCCGCGTCTGGACATTACCCAAACCGGAATTCCATTGGGAGTGGCGGTGATTGACTGGAGTTTTTGTTTGATGGGGATGGTGGTGCTACGCTATGCGCGGCGGCGTTCGGTGCAGCAACCCTTTAGGCGACAGGCGACGCATCATCGCCGCACTAAATCAGTACAGCGGGTGCTGTTGATTGGTGCAGGCCAGGCCGGGGCGCTGGTGGTGCAGGAAGCGCGGCAAAATGCGGATTTAGCCCTAGAGATTGTCGGGTTTGTGGATGACGATCGCACCAAAGTCGGCCGCACCGTCGAAGGCGTGAAGGTCTTGGGCACAACTGCGCAGCTTGTGGAGATTGCCCAATACCATGGCGTTGCCGAAGCCCTAATCACGATTCCGTCTGCCCATCCTGACCAGATCCGGCGGATTTTAGCCTTGGTCAACTCAACCCCGCTCACCCTCAAAATCCTGCCCGGCCATGCGGAACTGCTGCGCGATCGCTTCCTCACCCCCCAAGCCCGCGAGATCCAAATTCAAGACATCCTGGGCCGGGCAGAAATCAACCTGGACTTTGGCGAGGCCTTTAACGCTCAACTCCCCTCCGCCCGCCAGCAAATTGAGCAGCGCACCGTTCTCGTCACCGGAGCGGGCGGCACGATCGGCTCGGAAATTTGTCGCCAAGTGGCCACCCTGCGACCTCACCAAATTTTGCTCTTGGGGCGCGGTGAAAATAGCATTTTCACCATTGAACAAGAACTACGGCGCACCTTCCCCGACTTGACGCTTCAACCCTTGATTGCTGATATTCGCCACCGCGATCGCATGACTGCCCTCCTGCACCAGTGGCGACCGGAGATTATTTTCCACGCCGCCGCCCATAAGCATGTGCCGCTGATGCAGCAGAACCCCACGGAAGCTCTGGAAAATAATGCGATCGCCTCCGCCGATCTTGCCCGTCTCGCCACCGAAGTCGGGGTGAAAACCTTTGTGATGATTTCCACCGACAAAGCCGTCGAATCGAGCAATTTTATGGGTCTGAGCAAACGCCTCGCGGAACTCTTGGTGCGCTCCTTTGCAACCACCGGGACAACACGCTTTTTGGTCGTGCGCTTCGGGAACGTCCTCGGCAGTCGCGGCAGTGTCGTCCCCATCTTTAAAGCCCAAATTGCGCGGGGTGGCCCCGTCACCGTCACCGATGCCGCCATGACCCGTTACTTTATGACCACCCCCGAAGCCTCGCAACTAGTGATTCAAAGTTTGGCGGTGGGTCAATCGGGACAAATTTTAGTACTAGACATGGGCGAACCCGTGAATATCTACGATCTTGCTGAACAGATGATTACTCTGGCGGGCTTCACACCGGGTCACGACATTCCGATCGCCATTACGGGGCTACGGCCAGGCGAAAAACTCCATGAATCGCTCTTCAACACCAGTGAGCAGGTTCTCTCGACAGCACACCCCAAAATCCGCGCCGCCTCTAGTCAATTCCCCACCCTCGACAGCAGCAAAGCGATCTATCACAAGCTCCAGCAGGCAACTCAGCACCCCCAGTATTCTGAGCAAGAACTGTGGCAATTGGCTCAACAATGCCGCCTGGATCTAGAAGCCCACCTCATTGACCAAGGCTCTCAAATCCTGTCGTCACCCTAG
- a CDS encoding Wzz/FepE/Etk N-terminal domain-containing protein, translated as MVMNPEQSPVYDDDEISLVDIIRFFQRRWRLIGVTTLVVAIAATATTALQATTTYQQTITLGVEPDPLDSLLTQLNPVETPRPAPKTLSQIGQWTVTAVGTVTPDAVSISAAPYDATSNTIALTLTAATAPPLEDQTEPLMAALAIAWQDPLNERITDELRTLAVQDAQVKQAIAKLDAAIAVTPPDNIARRTALETQRAELLRAEATLSFQQGYFQDIQDDLADNSVEFLPLTVIEESEISAVQRSPLQIVILSLIAGFMVATLAAILLEQWPRLQAELAAQQDEKPKAGGVRPE; from the coding sequence ATGGTGATGAATCCGGAACAGTCCCCAGTTTATGATGACGATGAAATTTCTCTAGTTGATATTATTCGGTTTTTTCAGCGTCGCTGGCGCTTGATCGGTGTGACGACGCTAGTGGTGGCGATCGCGGCTACGGCGACAACAGCCTTGCAAGCCACCACCACCTATCAACAAACAATCACGCTTGGGGTTGAACCCGATCCCTTGGATAGCCTGTTGACTCAATTAAACCCGGTTGAAACCCCTCGCCCAGCCCCTAAAACCCTGAGTCAAATTGGTCAGTGGACTGTGACAGCAGTGGGGACGGTGACACCAGATGCAGTAAGTATTAGTGCCGCTCCCTATGATGCCACGAGCAATACGATCGCCCTCACCCTGACGGCTGCCACTGCACCACCGTTAGAGGATCAGACAGAACCCCTGATGGCAGCATTAGCGATCGCGTGGCAAGACCCTCTGAATGAGAGAATCACCGATGAATTGAGAACGCTGGCTGTGCAGGATGCCCAGGTAAAGCAAGCGATCGCCAAGTTGGATGCGGCGATCGCCGTGACTCCCCCCGACAATATTGCTCGTCGCACAGCCCTCGAAACACAACGGGCAGAACTCCTGCGAGCCGAGGCTACACTGTCCTTTCAACAAGGATATTTCCAAGATATTCAGGACGATCTCGCTGACAATAGTGTGGAATTTTTGCCGCTGACTGTGATTGAGGAGTCGGAGATTAGTGCAGTGCAGCGATCGCCCCTCCAGATTGTGATCCTCTCCCTCATTGCTGGGTTTATGGTGGCTACCCTGGCGGCCATTCTGCTTGAACAATGGCCGCGCTTACAAGCCGAACTAGCGGCGCAACAAGACGAGAAACCTAAAGCGGGGGGAGTGCGTCCGGAGTGA
- a CDS encoding ABC transporter ATP-binding protein, translating to MTSPSVLQDLGRLWVYLSGRRRRQLVMLLVLMIASSLSEVVSLGAVIPFLGALSNAERLLTNPRLEPWLTTLRIVTANQLVTVLAIVFVLAVLIANGLKLVTVYYQTHLGSVIGSNLSCQVYENTLHQPYPFHVQQNSSDLIQLVTTDTSSLTQGVLIPGLAIITNSITTVALTCALLVIDSQVVLISAVVLGGTYGLIYRQQKAILRRNSQVMTEAGQDRIKSVQEGIGGIRDVLLNSSQGFFQTVYDQCDRKVRRAIADNTIVPYTPRYTVEAVAMTAIALLALTLGRDGDFSQAIPVLGSLALGANRLLPVLQQSFSALAQIQGNYSALDRVLRGLERSVSPIPFQSQPRPLELTQSLQLSEVWFRYRPELDWTLQDLNLTIAARTTVGFVGSTGSGKSTTADLILGLLEPEKGQILVDGQPLQGERLRQWQQGVAHVPQHIFLSDGTIAENIAFGVPVSAINRGQVAKAARLAQIEEFVLGLPAQYETYVGERGIRLSGGQRQRIGIARALYRNTSVIVFDEATSALDNATEREVMAAIDGLSGEFTIILIAHRLSTVERCDHVVELEQGRVVAQGTYEELIENSPTFQRMAGVK from the coding sequence GTGACCTCACCTTCAGTTTTGCAGGATTTGGGGCGGCTCTGGGTTTATCTCAGTGGCCGACGGCGGCGACAGTTGGTGATGCTATTGGTTTTGATGATTGCATCTTCCCTCAGTGAGGTGGTGAGTCTGGGGGCAGTCATTCCATTTTTGGGAGCGTTGAGCAATGCGGAGCGGTTACTGACGAATCCTCGGCTAGAGCCTTGGCTGACTACGTTGCGGATCGTCACGGCCAATCAACTGGTAACGGTACTGGCTATTGTTTTTGTCCTCGCTGTTTTAATAGCTAATGGGCTGAAGTTGGTGACGGTTTATTACCAGACTCATTTGGGATCAGTAATTGGTAGTAATTTGAGCTGTCAAGTTTATGAAAACACTCTACATCAGCCCTATCCTTTCCATGTCCAACAAAATAGCAGTGATTTAATTCAACTTGTTACAACAGATACTAGTAGTTTAACTCAGGGTGTTCTAATTCCTGGTTTAGCTATTATCACCAACAGTATAACTACTGTTGCTTTGACTTGTGCATTATTAGTAATTGATAGTCAAGTTGTATTGATTTCTGCCGTTGTTCTAGGCGGAACCTACGGCTTGATATATCGCCAACAAAAGGCAATTCTTCGGCGCAATAGTCAGGTTATGACCGAAGCTGGTCAGGATCGGATTAAATCAGTCCAAGAAGGCATTGGTGGAATTCGGGATGTCCTTTTGAATAGTTCTCAAGGTTTTTTTCAGACGGTTTATGATCAGTGCGATCGCAAGGTTCGTCGTGCCATTGCTGACAACACCATTGTTCCATACACACCACGCTACACGGTGGAGGCGGTGGCAATGACAGCGATCGCTCTTCTTGCTCTAACCCTGGGGCGTGATGGTGATTTTAGCCAAGCCATTCCAGTCTTAGGAAGTTTAGCTTTGGGGGCAAACCGTCTCTTGCCTGTGTTACAGCAGTCTTTTTCTGCCTTAGCTCAAATACAAGGCAATTATTCAGCCCTAGATCGGGTTTTGCGAGGGCTTGAACGCTCAGTGAGTCCAATCCCTTTTCAATCCCAGCCTCGACCTCTGGAATTGACCCAATCTCTCCAATTATCCGAGGTCTGGTTTCGCTACCGACCAGAGCTAGACTGGACATTGCAGGATCTAAACCTAACCATTGCAGCAAGGACGACAGTAGGATTTGTGGGGAGTACCGGGAGCGGTAAGAGTACAACGGCGGATTTGATTTTGGGGTTGCTAGAACCAGAAAAGGGCCAGATTTTGGTGGATGGTCAGCCGTTGCAGGGGGAGCGATTGCGTCAGTGGCAGCAGGGGGTGGCCCATGTACCGCAGCATATTTTTTTGAGTGATGGCACGATTGCGGAAAATATTGCCTTTGGGGTACCAGTGTCAGCGATTAACCGGGGGCAAGTGGCTAAGGCGGCGCGACTAGCACAGATTGAGGAGTTTGTTTTGGGGTTGCCGGCTCAGTACGAGACCTATGTGGGGGAGCGAGGCATTCGCCTCAGCGGGGGACAGCGGCAGCGGATTGGCATTGCGCGGGCGCTTTATCGTAATACGTCGGTGATTGTGTTTGATGAGGCGACGAGTGCCCTGGATAATGCGACGGAGCGGGAGGTGATGGCGGCGATTGATGGGTTGAGTGGGGAGTTCACGATTATTTTGATTGCCCACCGGTTGAGTACGGTGGAGCGTTGTGATCATGTAGTGGAATTGGAACAGGGGCGGGTAGTGGCCCAGGGAACATATGAGGAGTTAATCGAGAATTCGCCTACTTTCCAACGGATGGCAGGTGTAAAGTAG
- a CDS encoding nucleotidyltransferase family protein → MRAILLAAGLGTRLRPLTATIPKCLVSIHGSPLLAIWLERLTQAGFGPFLINTHYLPSLVEQFVKDSDYKNQVTLVSEPKLRGTAGTLVSNLDFFEGQDGLLLHADNYCLADFQAFRQAHQNRPDHCLITMMTFRTPSPETCGIVGLNQAGVVTAFHEKQAHPPGNLANGAIYLLSPEFQSIVRKQFSGATDFSTEIIPYLIGQIFTYETQAPFIDIGTLDAYMMANHLPPPESGSI, encoded by the coding sequence ATGCGTGCAATTCTTTTAGCCGCAGGACTAGGTACTCGGCTCCGCCCTCTCACAGCAACAATACCAAAGTGTCTTGTTTCCATTCATGGATCACCTTTATTAGCTATCTGGTTAGAACGACTCACCCAAGCAGGCTTTGGCCCTTTCTTGATCAATACCCACTATCTACCATCCTTGGTAGAGCAGTTTGTTAAAGATAGTGATTACAAAAATCAGGTTACTTTAGTTTCAGAACCAAAATTACGAGGAACGGCAGGCACATTGGTGTCAAACCTGGATTTTTTTGAAGGACAAGATGGGCTGCTGCTGCATGCTGATAACTACTGTTTGGCTGACTTTCAGGCTTTTCGCCAAGCCCACCAAAACCGTCCTGATCATTGTTTAATCACGATGATGACGTTCCGTACCCCTAGTCCTGAAACTTGTGGCATCGTCGGCTTGAATCAGGCAGGAGTGGTTACTGCTTTTCATGAAAAACAAGCTCATCCTCCTGGGAATTTGGCTAACGGTGCAATTTATCTCTTGAGTCCGGAGTTTCAGTCTATAGTGAGGAAGCAGTTCTCGGGTGCTACTGATTTTAGTACAGAAATTATTCCGTATTTGATAGGGCAGATTTTTACCTATGAAACTCAAGCACCTTTTATTGATATTGGCACGCTAGATGCCTACATGATGGCTAACCATTTGCCTCCACCTGAAAGTGGATCAATCTAA
- a CDS encoding SIS domain-containing protein, translating to MKNYINNYVERLHCALNQPAMDQVPLLAAQLRRAWQERKCIYLCGNGGSAGNAVHLANDFIYGAGMKAGVGLKVEALSANPAVLTCLGNDLGYDQIYAQQLRVKGEVGDVLIVLSGSGNSANVVQALNVADELGMVTCAILGFDGGMCKTTAQIPIHFAVNDMQIAEDIQLVVGHICMQWLCEVIGEDAASQKDKIALSSLSA from the coding sequence ATGAAAAACTATATTAATAACTATGTTGAGCGTCTTCATTGTGCTCTCAATCAACCTGCGATGGATCAGGTTCCGCTATTGGCTGCACAACTGAGGCGGGCTTGGCAAGAACGCAAATGTATTTACTTATGTGGGAATGGGGGCAGCGCTGGTAATGCGGTGCATTTAGCCAATGACTTCATTTATGGAGCGGGGATGAAAGCTGGTGTTGGTTTAAAAGTAGAGGCGCTCAGTGCTAATCCCGCAGTGTTGACTTGCCTAGGCAATGACCTCGGTTATGATCAAATTTATGCCCAGCAACTTAGGGTCAAAGGTGAAGTGGGGGATGTTTTAATTGTATTGTCAGGGAGTGGTAATTCTGCCAATGTGGTGCAGGCATTAAATGTGGCTGATGAGTTAGGTATGGTGACTTGTGCTATCCTCGGATTTGATGGTGGAATGTGTAAAACCACTGCGCAAATTCCCATCCATTTTGCAGTGAATGATATGCAAATTGCAGAGGACATACAGTTAGTTGTGGGTCATATTTGCATGCAGTGGCTTTGCGAGGTTATTGGTGAAGACGCTGCAAGTCAAAAAGACAAAATAGCCCTTAGTTCGTTAAGCGCATGA